The DNA window GCGGACTTTCGGGGCTTCAGCCAGTTCGGCTTCACGGCGGGGGTGGGCACCGTGTTTGCCCTGCTCGCCATGCTCGTTGTGCTTCCGGTCCTGTTGGTGTTTCTGGAGCGCGTGCATCTCCTTCACCTGGAGGCCGAGGGGGCCCGACTCTCAACCGCTGCGCCCTCCGGCTCCTTCCGGTATCCTTTCCCCCGACTCATCGTGGGTATGGGAATCGTGGCCCTTGGCCTGTCGCTCTGGGCCGGGTGGCCCGTGCCGTTTCAGTACGACTTCGGCGAGCTGGAGCCCCGTTACGAGCGCTACGAGCAGATCAAGGCGAAGTGGCGGCAGGTGTACAGCGAGCATCGGTCCCGCACGGCAGCGTACGTGATCGTCGACCGTCCGGAGGAGGCGCGGGCCGTGGCCGACGCACTCCGGCGCTCCGCGGCCCGTGACACACTCTCGCCCACCGTCGACGGGGTGGAGGTGCTGCAGGACCGCTTCCCGATGGACTCGACCGCACAGCAGGACAAGCTTCAGCAGCTGCAGGCGGTACGGTCGCTTCTCGACAACTCCTTCCTACGAGCCTCGAACGACCCAAACATTGAGCGCCTGCGCCGGGCCGTGCAGACGCGGGTGCCCGTCGCGCTCGATCAGGTGCCCGATTTTCTGAAGCGCCCCTTCACCACGAAAACGGGCGAGATCGGGAGTCTCGTCATCATCTATCCGTCCGTGGGGCTGGCCAATGGGCGCAACTCGATGCGCTTTGCGGACGACGTGGGCACGATTCGCACGGCGGACGAGGAGGTGTACCACGCGGCCTCTACCTCCATCGTGGCCGCCGACGTGCTTCGGCTCATGCTTCGCGAGGCGCCCTGGATGGTGGGGCTCACGCTGCTCATCGTCGTGGTGTTCAAGCTCATCATTCTACGCCGGGTCAAGTGGGTGCTGCTGGCCCTTCTCCCGCTGGCGGCGAGCTTCCTGTGGCTGTTCGGCCTGATGGCGCTCTTTGGGTGGAGTCTCAACTTCTACAACCTCGTGGTGCTGCCCACCGTGCTCGGCATTGGGGACGACAGCGGCATTCACGTGGTGCACCGCTACCTGGAGGAGGGGCGCGGCTCCATCGGGCGCGTACTGCGCTCTACCGGTGAGCACGTAACGGTGAGTGCCCTGACGACGATGATTGGGTTCGGCGGGTGGCTCTTGTCGATGCATCCGGGACTGCATTCCATCGGGCAGTTGGCTGTGGTCGGGATCGGGCTCACGCTTGCGGCGGCGCTAATCTTCCTGCCGGCTCTGCTGCAGTGGGACGAGGAGCGGAGGGAAGAAGGCAATCCGACCGGGGAGACCGCGGCGCGAGTCCCAACGCTGTCTGCTGAGGAAAAGAATCACCCGATGCGTTGATGAAGTGGGGGCCGGTGCGCGTTTCGGCGCGGGCCTGTGTGGAGGAATGGAAGAGGGCGACACGGTCGGAATAGCGCAGGTCGAGGAGGGGCATCCGAGGTATTATGCTGCGGGCTGTGCCCGGTGGGCGAACGGGGGGACCGACGGCGACCGAGCAGCCGCGCGACTCCGGGGGGGCGTACTCGGCCGTCCGTGCCCGTCTGTTGATTGCGGCACGTTCGCCCTCGCAGTCCGGAGGATCGCAGCCAAACATCGACATTTCTTCTTCAGTCGTTACGCTCATGAGCAGCAAAGGATGGATTTTCGTTGCCGGGGTGGCGGCGCTCGCCCTGTCCCTGTACCTCTGGTTTACGGGCAATCCCCAGGCGGCGATTTTCGTCGGGTTGTGGGTGCCATCCCTCTGGATTCTGGCCGATCTCGTCGCCCAAATGGAGGAGACCCAATCATGAAGCTCTTTCTCGAATACTTCGGTCTGTTGATTTTTTGCTTCGTCCTTCTCGTGGGTGCCCTGATCGCGCTTCCGCGGACGACGGACCTCCCGGTTACGTCTCCAAGCGAGATGGTGGGGCTCGGCCTCGCGTTCGTAGTGGTCGGGGGCGGCTTTGCTTGGTACTATTTGGCGCGTTCGCACCAAGGACGGCCCCCCGGCACGGGCGCATCCGAGGCCGTCCGGCGGGGGACGGGCAGACGGGCGGGATCCTGACACCTCGATGCGCCGGAGGTCCATCCGTTCCCCGGTTGCTTTTTTGTATCGTGAGACCAGAGCACCGGCCGAAGTAGCAGGTCCCTTGGTGGCGAAGACTCAGAGCGTTTGCGATTGAGATCAACGTCGGGTCCATCAGACCAGCGAACCGAGCCGGTGCTCTCTTTTGTTTTCCAATTCGCTCTCCGTACCGCCCGAGCCGACAGTGATGGACACGTTCCCCGAACACGTTTTCCTCTTGGAGGGCGCCGCCTCCTTTCTGGACGTGGTATACGAGACGATCGAGGCACACGTCCGGCGCACCGGCGAAGAGTACGAGCAGGTGATTACGGGAATTGAGGGGGCCGACGTGGGCGACGTGGACCACGAGTCAACCGCCGTGCTGTACGTCTACGCGCTCGGCACCGTAGAACCAGAGGAGGCGAAGGCATGGATCGAGCGGGCGCTCGACCGGATCGCCGACGACCACAACATGGACCTCTCCCGGGCAGGCGTGCAGGTGACCCGTGAGGGTGAGCTGGAGGAAGAGGAAGGGACGAACGAGGAAGTGTAACGGGCCGGTCGGGCGTGTCGATGCAGAACATTCTCGTTGAGGACGTTCGCGGTCGATGGGACAAATCACGCGCGGTCGGTTGCTATGCCATCACCAACTTCCACCAGAACCATGCTTGTGCGCGTGCAGGGGACGAATCTTGAACTCGACGATGCGCTCTACGCGTTCGTGACCGAAAAGCTGGGCGATGCCTTTCGGGCTCTCGGAGCCCTGGATCGAGATCCGGTGCAGGTGGACGTGGAGCTTGAGGAAACGACCCGACGTCATCCCCAGGAGCGAGAGGACGAGCGACGTTATCGGGCCGAAGTGAATATCACTGTGCCCGGCCACCTCATCCGCGCTGAAGGATCGGCAGACACGCTTTCGCAGTCCATCGTGGAGATGAAGCACCACCTCACGCGCGAACTCCGCGAGTGGCGGGAGCAACTGATCGATGACCGACGCGCCGGCGGGCGCAAGGTGAAGCGAGAGCTGGGCGCGGAGATTGAGGCAGAGCGCTACGAGGGGCTCACGGACGAGTATGAGGACCGCTACATCGAGGAAATCGGGGAGTTTGCGGGGGAGGAACCCGATACGGAAGAAGACGCCCCTTCGGCATCGTAGTCGTCCTCGCCCCGCAGGGAAGACGGCCCGTCCTTTTACGGCTCTTCCTCGGGGTCGACGGTCTCCATCGGCTCCAACGGACCGATTTCCACGTCTCCCTTCGGGGTATAGTACCGTATGAGCCTTCTGGCATACGACGCTGCTTCCCGATCCATGCTGAAGCTTTCGGCCCCGTAGTAGTCTACGAGGGCGGCGAGGGTCACAAGTTTCAGCCGCGGCGGCCAGCGCTGGTCGTGCATCGATTGGCGCACCTGTTGCATTCCCTTCTTGTCCCCGATGGCGTAGAGGGCCACGAGCGCGTGGAGGCGCACGTTTGCGTCGTTGTCGTTCCGGTAGAGGTCGACGAGCGTGGGCACTGCGTCGGAGAAGTCGATCTCCTCCTCGTAGAAGGAGGCAAAATAGGTGATGTGCTGAAGGGCCTGATCCCGAGTGGCCGGGTTCCCTGATTCGAGGGTCGTCCGGAGCTGTTTGCCGAAGTTCTGAACCCAAATGGGCACCGACGTCGGCTCCCCGGCCGGATCCGTCCGGTCCTGGGCGCGACCCGTTAGGGGGGCGAGCAGCACCGCGGCAATGAGAAGGAATATTGTCTTGCTTGTGAGAGCGTCTACGGAAGGGATCCAATACATCACGTTTTGTGGGGCCTATTTGCAGTGGGGAACGGGACTCCGGGGAGGCTGCGAGACACGAGGGGGCGTTCGTGCTTCCGATTGGAAAGGAGACATCGTCTCACGCGACGATGGCAGCACAGTACGCGCTTTCCAATGCCAGCGAGAGCGCCGGACGCGGGACCGGGCCCCGTGTTCGGCACTTCACGCCTTTGCGATCCGAACGCCGACGAGGCCAAATGGGCTACACGTACGCCGTCCGGGAGACCTTGAGATTATTTTTGACCGTCGTCACGCCGGGGGCAGCCCATACCGCATCCTCAATGTCGTTTCGGTCGGACCAGGAGGGAACGGTGCCGCTCAGGGTCACGGTGTCTCCGTCGACGCTGACATTGATGTGTTTGGCTTCCTCGTCGATTCGACGTTCCAGGGCCTGCTTGATGCGCTGGCGCAGATCGCCCGGGGTGGCTCGCTCTTTCACCCGGAGGTGATTGGAAACCCCCTTTACGCCCATCAGGTACCGGATGGCACGCTCGGCCCGCTTGCGCTGATAGTTCCATTCGACCACGCCTTCGAGGGTAATCCAGCCGTTGTCGACCTTCACCTTTACGGCGTCCGAAGGAATCTGAATGTGTCGTTCGAGCG is part of the Salinibacter sp. 10B genome and encodes:
- a CDS encoding MMPL family transporter; the encoded protein is MSVPALVGRADGAYPSPVRRLFGPARPYGHSFMIERLFDVLAPLMRRVVQHPLLVLVVAAGLAGVGGGLMTGLSINTDFSTLLPESYPSVQAITELRDRMGGENEAAVIIESPSFDANKRFAEALIPKALDLQRRAADEPYFLRVDYYHDVTFIQNNALYFATPNELDSLEAYLHREIRTAKLKANPFYVELDEEGAGPDPTAERLQQLYEDLVTKEYPISDDSTVMAVRLYPSGAQTDIGFIDDAYASLRRLVDEMNPQRFHPDMEVTLGGRLLRQLIEVETITSDVWGSFGAGVLTLLLLVVAYFAYKSYQSRVGHQWRPRVLRSVLIRAPVNALILGLPLLMSLAWTFGVVYLTYGQLNIMTATLGLVLFGLGIDFGIHFYARYAEERGEGHDVMSSVLHTFTTTGQAITVVAITTAAAFFVLMIADFRGFSQFGFTAGVGTVFALLAMLVVLPVLLVFLERVHLLHLEAEGARLSTAAPSGSFRYPFPRLIVGMGIVALGLSLWAGWPVPFQYDFGELEPRYERYEQIKAKWRQVYSEHRSRTAAYVIVDRPEEARAVADALRRSAARDTLSPTVDGVEVLQDRFPMDSTAQQDKLQQLQAVRSLLDNSFLRASNDPNIERLRRAVQTRVPVALDQVPDFLKRPFTTKTGEIGSLVIIYPSVGLANGRNSMRFADDVGTIRTADEEVYHAASTSIVAADVLRLMLREAPWMVGLTLLIVVVFKLIILRRVKWVLLALLPLAASFLWLFGLMALFGWSLNFYNLVVLPTVLGIGDDSGIHVVHRYLEEGRGSIGRVLRSTGEHVTVSALTTMIGFGGWLLSMHPGLHSIGQLAVVGIGLTLAAALIFLPALLQWDEERREEGNPTGETAARVPTLSAEEKNHPMR
- a CDS encoding BON domain-containing protein, giving the protein MTTKRSNKDLRNRVLDELDWEPSLDSADIGVAVKDGIVTLSGHVPSYAQKRTAERTILRLSGVKGVANEMKVQLSSDHGRSDHEIAQAVVHALERHIQIPSDAVKVKVDNGWITLEGVVEWNYQRKRAERAIRYLMGVKGVSNHLRVKERATPGDLRQRIKQALERRIDEEAKHINVSVDGDTVTLSGTVPSWSDRNDIEDAVWAAPGVTTVKNNLKVSRTAYV
- a CDS encoding HEAT repeat domain-containing protein; protein product: MYWIPSVDALTSKTIFLLIAAVLLAPLTGRAQDRTDPAGEPTSVPIWVQNFGKQLRTTLESGNPATRDQALQHITYFASFYEEEIDFSDAVPTLVDLYRNDNDANVRLHALVALYAIGDKKGMQQVRQSMHDQRWPPRLKLVTLAALVDYYGAESFSMDREAASYARRLIRYYTPKGDVEIGPLEPMETVDPEEEP
- a CDS encoding HPF/RaiA family ribosome-associated protein, with amino-acid sequence MLVRVQGTNLELDDALYAFVTEKLGDAFRALGALDRDPVQVDVELEETTRRHPQEREDERRYRAEVNITVPGHLIRAEGSADTLSQSIVEMKHHLTRELREWREQLIDDRRAGGRKVKRELGAEIEAERYEGLTDEYEDRYIEEIGEFAGEEPDTEEDAPSAS